One genomic segment of Lampris incognitus isolate fLamInc1 chromosome 2, fLamInc1.hap2, whole genome shotgun sequence includes these proteins:
- the LOC130106715 gene encoding arginine-glutamic acid dipeptide repeats protein-like isoform X1 yields MDDLFSPRRRLNSTQGEIRVGPSHQAKLPELQPFPSPGGQAVTENEELVWMPGVNDCDLLMYLRAARSMAAFAGMCDGGSTEDGCLAASRDDTTLNALNTLHESSYDAGKALQRLVKKPVPKLIEKCWSEDEVKRFIKGLRQFGKNFFRIRKELLPNKETGELITFYYYWKKTPEAASSRAHRRHRRQPIFRRIKTRTASTPVNTPSRPPSSEFLDLSSASEDDFDSEDSEQELKGYACRHCFTTTSKDWHHGGRENILLCTDCRIHFKKYGELPPIEKPVDPPPFMFKPVKEEEDGLSGKHSMRTRRNRGSMSTLRSGRKKQTASPDGRASPTNEDLRSSGRTSPSAASTDSTDSKTDSMKKPSKKIKEEAPSPMKSVKRQREKGASDTEEPERASSKKSKTQELSRPDSPSECEGEGEGEGESSDGRSINEELSSDPKDIDQDNRSSSPSIPSPRDNESDSDSSAQQQQLLQNQHPPVIQCQPGTSAASTAPAPPSSSAPSLPPQVSPTAASTSLPPQPLPQVGPLSLIQSGASLHPQRLPSPHSPMTQAPPPGPPGPPQSLPSSHHGPMPPMPHPLQAGPSHMPHPHSLPPQGFPMGQSQVPPSSISGQSQQRPHTPPSQSQSSIQSAGQPPREQPLPPAPMSMPHIKPPPTTPIAQIPNPQSHKHPPHLSAPPFPQMPSNLPPPPALKPLSTLSTHHPPSAHPPPLQLMPQGQQLQPPPAQPPVLTQSQSLPPSASHQPPPAPPLPPSTAALHPNGPPQSPFPPHPFNPVLPPAGPPSSSNSMPGLQPPSSSTTASSSSISMPLPASVPCAGPTSALPPVHIKEEPLDESEEPESPPPPQRSPSPEPTVVNTPSHASQSARFYKHLDRGYNSCARTDFYFTPLASSKLAKKREEALEKAKREAEQKAREEKEKEREREKEREREREREKEAERAAKASSSSHDGRMGDPQPMAGPAHMRPPFDGPPTTIAAVPPYIGPDTPALRTLSEYARPHVMSPTNRNHPFFVSLNPADPLLAYHMPGLYNADPAMRERELREREMREREIRERELRERMKPGFEVKPPELDSLHPSTNPMEHFARHGAITLPPMAGPHPFASFHPGLNPLERERLALAGPQLRPEMSYPERLAAERLHAERMASVANDPIARLQMFNVTPHHHQHSHIHSHLHLHQQDPLHQGGGECLVCPPGSGAHPLAVDPLAAGPHLARFPYPPGTIPNPLIGQPPHEHEMLRHPVFGTPYPRDLPGGLPPPMSAAHQLQAMHAQSAELQRLAMEQQWLHGHHHMHGGPLPGQEDYYSRLKKESDKQL; encoded by the exons ACGACTTAACAGCACACAAGGAGAAATCAGAGTGGGCCCAAGTCACCAA GCCAAGCTCCCAGAGCTGCAGCCTTTCCCCTCTCCTGGTGGCCAGGCAGTGACAGAGAATGAAGAACTGGTCTGGATGCCCGGGGTCAATGACTGTGACCTTCTCATGTACCTCAGAGCCGCAAG gAGCATGGCTGCCTTTGCAGGGATGTGTGACGGAGGCTCAACAGAAGATGGATGTCTCGCAGCCTCTCGAGATGACACTACACTAAACGCACTTAACACT CTTCACGAGAGCAGCTATGATGCAGGCAAGGCTCTGCAGAGGCTGGTGAAGAAGCCCGTACCCAAACTAATAGAGAAGTGCTGGTCTGAAGATGAAGTG AAGCGCTTCATTAAAGGGCTGAGGCAGTTCGGCAAGAACTTCTTCAGGATCCGGAAAGAGCTGCTACCCAACAAAGAAACC GGGGAGTTAATCACCTTCTACTACTATTGGAAAAAGACCCCCGAGGCAGCTAGCTCTCGGGCCCACCGCCGACACCGGCGCCAGCCCATCTTTCGCCGCATCAAGACACGGACCGCCTCAACTCCTGTCAACACTCCATCGCGCCCCCCCTCCAGTGAATTCT TGGATCTCAGTTCAGCCAGTGAGGATGATTTTGACAGTGAAGACAGTGAGCAGGAGCTGAAGGGTTACGCCTGCCGCCACTGTTTTACCACAA CCTCCAAGGATTGGCACCACGGGGGTAGGGAGAACATCTTGCTGTGCACAGACTGCCGCATTCACTTCAAGAAGTACGGTGAGCTGCCCCCCATTGAGAAGCCTGTGGACCCACCGCCATTTATGTTCAAACCTGTcaaagaggaggaggatgggcTCAGTGGGAAGCATAGCATGAGGACCCGACGGAACCGAGGCTCG ATGTCAACGCTACGTAGTGGTCGTAAAAAACAGACAGCCAGTCCTGATGGCAGAGCCTCGCCCACCAATGAGGACCTACGCTCTAGTGGGCGCACCTCACCCAGTGCAGCAAGCACCGACAGCACTGACAGCAAGACGGACTCCATGAAGAAACCCAGCAAG AAGATTAAGGAGGAGGCCCCCTCGCCTATGAAGAGTGTAAAACGGCAGAGAGAAAAGGGGGCATCAGACACAGAGGAGCCTGAGAGGGCCAGCTCCAAAAAGTCAAAGACACAA GAGCTGAGTCGGCCAGACTCGCCCTCAGAATGCGAAGGGGAAGGGGAGGGCGAGGGTGAGAGCTCTGATGGACGCAGCATCAATGAGGAGCTCAGCAGTGACCCTAAGGACATTGACCAAGATAACCGCAGCTCCTCACCAAGCATCCCCAGCCCCCGTGACAACGAGAGTGACTCGGACTCATctgctcagcagcagcagctgctgcAGAACCAGCACCCCCCAGTCATCCAATGTCAACCGGGCACTTCTGCAGCCTCCACTGCCCCTGCTCCACCCTCATCCTCAGCCCCCTCATTACCCCCCCAGGTGTCCCCCACAGCTGCCTCCACCTCTCTACCTCCCCAGCCGCTACCCCAGGTTGGACCGTTATCTCTCATTCAGTCAGGTGCATCCCTCCATCCTCAAAGGCTGCCCTCTCCCCATTCACCTATGACTCAGGCTCCTCCCCCTGGTCCCCCAGGTCCACCGCAGTCATTACCCAGCTCACATCATGGCCCGATGCCTCCCATGCCTCATCCACTGCAGGCTGGCCCCTCACATAtgcctcaccctcactctttgcCTCCTCAGGGCTTCCCAATGGGGCAGTCTCAGGTCCCGCCTTCGTCAATCTCtggccaatcacagcagagaccccACACACCTCCCTCCCAATCACAGTCATCaattcagagtgcaggccagccTCCCCGAGAGCAGCCCCTGCCTCCTGCCCCCATGTCCATGCCTCACATCAAGCCCCCGCCCACCACACCCATTGCCCAGATACCTAACCCACAGTCCCACAAACACCCGCCCCACCTCTCAGCACCTCCATTTCCTCAGATGCCTTCCAACCTGCCTCCACCGCCTGCCCTAAAACCCCTCAGCACCCTATCCACCCACCACCCCCCGTCGGCACACCCACCCCCCCTCCAGCTGATGCCTCAGGGGCAGCAGCTTCAGCCTCCGCCAGCCCAACCTCCGGTCCTCACCCAATCCCAAAGCCTACCACCATCAGCCAGCCACCAGCctccaccagctcctcctctaCCACCCTCCACAGCAGCCTTGCATCCCAATGGGCCTCCACAGTCACCCTTTCCCCCGCATCCTTTCAACCCTGTTCTACCTCCAGCCGGCCCCCCCTCTTCATCAAACTCCATGCCTGGCCTACAGCCACCATCTTCCTCCACCActgcctcctcctcttccatTTCCATGCCCCTCCCCGCCTCTGTTCCCTGCGCCGGTCCCACCTCTGCCCTTCCACCTGTGCATATCAAAGAGGAGCCTCTGGATGAATCAGAAGAACCTGAGAGCCCCCCGCCCCCACAGAGAAGCCCCTCCCCTGAGCCTACTGTTGTCAACACGCCCAGCCATGCCAGCCAGTCTGCACG GTTCTACAAGCACCTTGACCGAGGTTACAACTCATGTGCAAGGACAGACTTCTACTTCACTCCGCTGGCTTCATCCAAACTGGCCAAGAAACGAGAGGAAGCTCTGGAAAAAGCCAAGAGAGAGGCGGAGCAGAAAGCcagggaagagaaagagaaggagagagagcgggaaaaagagagagagagagaacgggagcGAGAAAAGGAAGCAGAGAGGGCTGCG AAAGCCTCCAGTTCATCTCACGATGGTAGGATGGGCGACCCCCAACCAATGGCTGGCCCTGCCCACATGCGTCCGCCCTTTGATGGCCCCCCCACCACTATTGCAGCCGTGCCTCCGTACATCGGCCCCGACACACCTGCCCTGCGCACCCTCAGCGAGTACGCACGACCACACGTCATGTCACCCACAAATCGCAACCATCCCTTTTTTGTGTCACTCAACCCTGCTGATCCTCTGCTGGCCTACCACATGCCGGGGCTGTACAACGCTGACCCCGCCATGCGGGAGCGGGAGCTGCGGGAGCGGGAGATGCGCGAGAGGGAGATACGTGAGAGGGAGCTGAGGGAGAGGATGAAACCAGGCTTCGAGGTCAAGCCCCCAGAGCTGGACAGTCTACATCCCTCCACAAACCCCATGGAGCACTTTGCCCGCCATGGGGCCATCACATTGCCCCCCATGGCAGGCCCTCACCCCTTTGCTTCCTTCCACCCGGGTTTGAACCCTCTGGAGCGCGAGCGGCTGGCCCTTGCTGGACCACAGCTGCGGCCAGAGATGAGCTACCCAGAGAGATTGGCTGCAGAGAGACTCCATGCTGAGAGGATGGCCTCAGTGGCCAACGACCCCATCGCCCGCCTGCAGATGTTCAACGTCACCCCACATCACCACCAGCACTCCCATATTCACTCCCACCTCCATCTCCACCAGCAAGACCCCCTTCATCAAG gtggtggtgaaTGTCTTGTGTGTCCTCCAGGTTCTGGGGCCCACCCATTGGCGGTAGACCCCCTGGCAGCAGGACCTCATCTGGCCCGCTTCCCTTACCCACCCGGCACCATCCCCAACCCACTCATTGGCCAGCCACCACATGAACACGAGATGCTGCGCCATCCAGTCTTCG GTACTCCATACCCACGGGACCTACCGGGCGGTTTACCACCACCCATGTCTGCCGCCCACCAGCTCCAGGCCATGCACGCACAGTCAGCTGAACTCCAGAGGCTGGCCATGGAACAGCAGTGGCTCCATGGACACCACCATATGCACGGAGGACCACTGCCTGGCCAGGAGGACTACTACAG CCGGCTGAAGAAGGAAAGCGACAAGCAGCTGTAA
- the LOC130106715 gene encoding arginine-glutamic acid dipeptide repeats protein-like isoform X2: MDDLFSPRRRLNSTQGEIRVGPSHQAKLPELQPFPSPGGQAVTENEELVWMPGVNDCDLLMYLRAARSMAAFAGMCDGGSTEDGCLAASRDDTTLNALNTLHESSYDAGKALQRLVKKPVPKLIEKCWSEDEVKRFIKGLRQFGKNFFRIRKELLPNKETGELITFYYYWKKTPEAASSRAHRRHRRQPIFRRIKTRTASTPVNTPSRPPSSEFLDLSSASEDDFDSEDSEQELKGYACRHCFTTTSKDWHHGGRENILLCTDCRIHFKKYGELPPIEKPVDPPPFMFKPVKEEEDGLSGKHSMRTRRNRGSMSTLRSGRKKQTASPDGRASPTNEDLRSSGRTSPSAASTDSTDSKTDSMKKPSKKIKEEAPSPMKSVKRQREKGASDTEEPERASSKKSKTQELSRPDSPSECEGEGEGEGESSDGRSINEELSSDPKDIDQDNRSSSPSIPSPRDNESDSDSSAQQQQLLQNQHPPVIQCQPGTSAASTAPAPPSSSAPSLPPQVSPTAASTSLPPQPLPQVGPLSLIQSGASLHPQRLPSPHSPMTQAPPPGPPGPPQSLPSSHHGPMPPMPHPLQAGPSHMPHPHSLPPQGFPMGQSQVPPSSISGQSQQRPHTPPSQSQSSIQSAGQPPREQPLPPAPMSMPHIKPPPTTPIAQIPNPQSHKHPPHLSAPPFPQMPSNLPPPPALKPLSTLSTHHPPSAHPPPLQLMPQGQQLQPPPAQPPVLTQSQSLPPSASHQPPPAPPLPPSTAALHPNGPPQSPFPPHPFNPVLPPAGPPSSSNSMPGLQPPSSSTTASSSSISMPLPASVPCAGPTSALPPVHIKEEPLDESEEPESPPPPQRSPSPEPTVVNTPSHASQSARFYKHLDRGYNSCARTDFYFTPLASSKLAKKREEALEKAKREAEQKAREEKEKEREREKEREREREREKEAERAAKASSSSHDGRMGDPQPMAGPAHMRPPFDGPPTTIAAVPPYIGPDTPALRTLSEYARPHVMSPTNRNHPFFVSLNPADPLLAYHMPGLYNADPAMRERELREREMREREIRERELRERMKPGFEVKPPELDSLHPSTNPMEHFARHGAITLPPMAGPHPFASFHPGLNPLERERLALAGPQLRPEMSYPERLAAERLHAERMASVANDPIARLQMFNVTPHHHQHSHIHSHLHLHQQDPLHQGSGAHPLAVDPLAAGPHLARFPYPPGTIPNPLIGQPPHEHEMLRHPVFGTPYPRDLPGGLPPPMSAAHQLQAMHAQSAELQRLAMEQQWLHGHHHMHGGPLPGQEDYYSRLKKESDKQL, translated from the exons ACGACTTAACAGCACACAAGGAGAAATCAGAGTGGGCCCAAGTCACCAA GCCAAGCTCCCAGAGCTGCAGCCTTTCCCCTCTCCTGGTGGCCAGGCAGTGACAGAGAATGAAGAACTGGTCTGGATGCCCGGGGTCAATGACTGTGACCTTCTCATGTACCTCAGAGCCGCAAG gAGCATGGCTGCCTTTGCAGGGATGTGTGACGGAGGCTCAACAGAAGATGGATGTCTCGCAGCCTCTCGAGATGACACTACACTAAACGCACTTAACACT CTTCACGAGAGCAGCTATGATGCAGGCAAGGCTCTGCAGAGGCTGGTGAAGAAGCCCGTACCCAAACTAATAGAGAAGTGCTGGTCTGAAGATGAAGTG AAGCGCTTCATTAAAGGGCTGAGGCAGTTCGGCAAGAACTTCTTCAGGATCCGGAAAGAGCTGCTACCCAACAAAGAAACC GGGGAGTTAATCACCTTCTACTACTATTGGAAAAAGACCCCCGAGGCAGCTAGCTCTCGGGCCCACCGCCGACACCGGCGCCAGCCCATCTTTCGCCGCATCAAGACACGGACCGCCTCAACTCCTGTCAACACTCCATCGCGCCCCCCCTCCAGTGAATTCT TGGATCTCAGTTCAGCCAGTGAGGATGATTTTGACAGTGAAGACAGTGAGCAGGAGCTGAAGGGTTACGCCTGCCGCCACTGTTTTACCACAA CCTCCAAGGATTGGCACCACGGGGGTAGGGAGAACATCTTGCTGTGCACAGACTGCCGCATTCACTTCAAGAAGTACGGTGAGCTGCCCCCCATTGAGAAGCCTGTGGACCCACCGCCATTTATGTTCAAACCTGTcaaagaggaggaggatgggcTCAGTGGGAAGCATAGCATGAGGACCCGACGGAACCGAGGCTCG ATGTCAACGCTACGTAGTGGTCGTAAAAAACAGACAGCCAGTCCTGATGGCAGAGCCTCGCCCACCAATGAGGACCTACGCTCTAGTGGGCGCACCTCACCCAGTGCAGCAAGCACCGACAGCACTGACAGCAAGACGGACTCCATGAAGAAACCCAGCAAG AAGATTAAGGAGGAGGCCCCCTCGCCTATGAAGAGTGTAAAACGGCAGAGAGAAAAGGGGGCATCAGACACAGAGGAGCCTGAGAGGGCCAGCTCCAAAAAGTCAAAGACACAA GAGCTGAGTCGGCCAGACTCGCCCTCAGAATGCGAAGGGGAAGGGGAGGGCGAGGGTGAGAGCTCTGATGGACGCAGCATCAATGAGGAGCTCAGCAGTGACCCTAAGGACATTGACCAAGATAACCGCAGCTCCTCACCAAGCATCCCCAGCCCCCGTGACAACGAGAGTGACTCGGACTCATctgctcagcagcagcagctgctgcAGAACCAGCACCCCCCAGTCATCCAATGTCAACCGGGCACTTCTGCAGCCTCCACTGCCCCTGCTCCACCCTCATCCTCAGCCCCCTCATTACCCCCCCAGGTGTCCCCCACAGCTGCCTCCACCTCTCTACCTCCCCAGCCGCTACCCCAGGTTGGACCGTTATCTCTCATTCAGTCAGGTGCATCCCTCCATCCTCAAAGGCTGCCCTCTCCCCATTCACCTATGACTCAGGCTCCTCCCCCTGGTCCCCCAGGTCCACCGCAGTCATTACCCAGCTCACATCATGGCCCGATGCCTCCCATGCCTCATCCACTGCAGGCTGGCCCCTCACATAtgcctcaccctcactctttgcCTCCTCAGGGCTTCCCAATGGGGCAGTCTCAGGTCCCGCCTTCGTCAATCTCtggccaatcacagcagagaccccACACACCTCCCTCCCAATCACAGTCATCaattcagagtgcaggccagccTCCCCGAGAGCAGCCCCTGCCTCCTGCCCCCATGTCCATGCCTCACATCAAGCCCCCGCCCACCACACCCATTGCCCAGATACCTAACCCACAGTCCCACAAACACCCGCCCCACCTCTCAGCACCTCCATTTCCTCAGATGCCTTCCAACCTGCCTCCACCGCCTGCCCTAAAACCCCTCAGCACCCTATCCACCCACCACCCCCCGTCGGCACACCCACCCCCCCTCCAGCTGATGCCTCAGGGGCAGCAGCTTCAGCCTCCGCCAGCCCAACCTCCGGTCCTCACCCAATCCCAAAGCCTACCACCATCAGCCAGCCACCAGCctccaccagctcctcctctaCCACCCTCCACAGCAGCCTTGCATCCCAATGGGCCTCCACAGTCACCCTTTCCCCCGCATCCTTTCAACCCTGTTCTACCTCCAGCCGGCCCCCCCTCTTCATCAAACTCCATGCCTGGCCTACAGCCACCATCTTCCTCCACCActgcctcctcctcttccatTTCCATGCCCCTCCCCGCCTCTGTTCCCTGCGCCGGTCCCACCTCTGCCCTTCCACCTGTGCATATCAAAGAGGAGCCTCTGGATGAATCAGAAGAACCTGAGAGCCCCCCGCCCCCACAGAGAAGCCCCTCCCCTGAGCCTACTGTTGTCAACACGCCCAGCCATGCCAGCCAGTCTGCACG GTTCTACAAGCACCTTGACCGAGGTTACAACTCATGTGCAAGGACAGACTTCTACTTCACTCCGCTGGCTTCATCCAAACTGGCCAAGAAACGAGAGGAAGCTCTGGAAAAAGCCAAGAGAGAGGCGGAGCAGAAAGCcagggaagagaaagagaaggagagagagcgggaaaaagagagagagagagaacgggagcGAGAAAAGGAAGCAGAGAGGGCTGCG AAAGCCTCCAGTTCATCTCACGATGGTAGGATGGGCGACCCCCAACCAATGGCTGGCCCTGCCCACATGCGTCCGCCCTTTGATGGCCCCCCCACCACTATTGCAGCCGTGCCTCCGTACATCGGCCCCGACACACCTGCCCTGCGCACCCTCAGCGAGTACGCACGACCACACGTCATGTCACCCACAAATCGCAACCATCCCTTTTTTGTGTCACTCAACCCTGCTGATCCTCTGCTGGCCTACCACATGCCGGGGCTGTACAACGCTGACCCCGCCATGCGGGAGCGGGAGCTGCGGGAGCGGGAGATGCGCGAGAGGGAGATACGTGAGAGGGAGCTGAGGGAGAGGATGAAACCAGGCTTCGAGGTCAAGCCCCCAGAGCTGGACAGTCTACATCCCTCCACAAACCCCATGGAGCACTTTGCCCGCCATGGGGCCATCACATTGCCCCCCATGGCAGGCCCTCACCCCTTTGCTTCCTTCCACCCGGGTTTGAACCCTCTGGAGCGCGAGCGGCTGGCCCTTGCTGGACCACAGCTGCGGCCAGAGATGAGCTACCCAGAGAGATTGGCTGCAGAGAGACTCCATGCTGAGAGGATGGCCTCAGTGGCCAACGACCCCATCGCCCGCCTGCAGATGTTCAACGTCACCCCACATCACCACCAGCACTCCCATATTCACTCCCACCTCCATCTCCACCAGCAAGACCCCCTTCATCAAG GTTCTGGGGCCCACCCATTGGCGGTAGACCCCCTGGCAGCAGGACCTCATCTGGCCCGCTTCCCTTACCCACCCGGCACCATCCCCAACCCACTCATTGGCCAGCCACCACATGAACACGAGATGCTGCGCCATCCAGTCTTCG GTACTCCATACCCACGGGACCTACCGGGCGGTTTACCACCACCCATGTCTGCCGCCCACCAGCTCCAGGCCATGCACGCACAGTCAGCTGAACTCCAGAGGCTGGCCATGGAACAGCAGTGGCTCCATGGACACCACCATATGCACGGAGGACCACTGCCTGGCCAGGAGGACTACTACAG CCGGCTGAAGAAGGAAAGCGACAAGCAGCTGTAA